The following proteins are encoded in a genomic region of Zea mays cultivar B73 chromosome 9, Zm-B73-REFERENCE-NAM-5.0, whole genome shotgun sequence:
- the LOC100285437 gene encoding Probable galacturonosyltransferase 7 isoform 2 (isoform 2 is encoded by transcript variant 2): MKATAPPAKRRRGPRLAVLALVFCSLLVPIAFLFNRFPAVYVTDERPQQEIDLPSFDRVAFESGGSVNEDVFKKTSGSSSVSHHVLPPPKIELVLPPPKVEPKPEVKPVPVSVPVHHNKKINVDKIRPPRVQSADEVEKAKACQLEFGSYCLWSIEHKEVMIDTIVKRLKDQLFVARSYYPSIAKLKGKETLTRELKQNIQEHERVLSESIVDADLPSFIKTKVERMDQSIARAKSCTVDCNNVDRKLRQILHMTEDEAHFHMKQSAYLYNLGVHTMPKSHHCLNMRLTVEYFKSMPLDPNDSSAHTFNIPDNRHYVILSKNVLAASVVINSTVSSSEDTENIVFHVLTDAQNFYAMKHWFARNSYRESAVNVINYEQIIFENFPEFGTQQLYLPEEFRVFISSLERPTEKSRMEYLSVFSHSHFFLAEIFKDLKKVIVLDDDLVVQHDLSFLWNLDMGDKVHGAVRFCGLKLGQLRNLLGRTMYDQQSCAWMSGVNVIDLEKWRDHNVTENYLQLLRKFGNNGDEASLRSSALPISLLLFQHLLYPLDERLTLSGLGYDYGIKEKLVQSSASLHYNGNMKPWLELGIPDYRKYWKRFLTRDERFMDECNVSP; this comes from the exons ATGAAGGCGACGGCGCCGCCGGCAAAGCGGCGGAGGGGCCCGCGGCTGGCGGTGCTGGCGCTCGTGTTCTGTTCGCTGCTCGTGCCGATCGCCTTCCTCTTCAACCGCTTCCCCGCCG TGTATGTGACGGATGAGCGCCCTCAGCAG GAGATTGACTTGCCTTCATTCGATCGCGTGGCATTTGAAAGTGGTGGATCTGTAAATGAA GATGTGTTCAAGAAGACTTCTGGGAGCAGTAGTGTGTCGCACCATG TTCTCCCGCCTCCAAAAATTGAACTAGTCCTCCCCCCTCCAAAAGTTGAACCCAAACCAGAAGTGAAGCCAGTACCAGTATCAGTTCCAGTTCATCATAACAAAAAA ATTAACGTTGACAAGATTAGGCCTCCTAGAGTTCAAAGTGCTGATGAGGTGGAAAAGGCTAAGGCTTGTCAACTTGAGTTTGGGAGTTACTGTCTCTGGTCCATAGAGCACAAAGAAGTTATGATAGATACCATTGTGAAAAGGCTGAAAGATCAGCTGTTTGTAGCCCGATCTTACTACCCAAGCATTGCGAAACTTAAAGGAAAGGAGACATTGACTCGTGAACTGAAGCAAAATATTCAAGAGCACGAGAGGGTCCTTAGTGAATCCATCGTTGATGCTGATCTACCATCCTT TATAAAAACGAAGGTCGAGAGGATGGACCAATCAATAGCAAGAGCCAAATCATGCACTGTGGATTGCAACAATGTTGACAGAAAGCTTCGTCAAATTCTTCATATGACAGAGGATGAAGCTCATTTTCATATGAAGCAGAGCGCATACCTGTACAACCTTGGTGTTCACACCATGCCTAAAAGTCATCATTGTCTTAATATGAGATTGACAGTAGAGTACTTCAAATCCATGCCATTGGATCCAAATGACTCTTCTGCCCATACGTTTAACATTCCAGACAATAGGCACTATGTTATATTGTCTAAAAATGTCCTTGCTGCTTCTGTTGTCATCAACTCAACTGTTAGTAGCTCTGAG GATACTGAAAATATAGTCTTTCATGTACTAActgatgctcaaaatttttatgcCATGAAGCACTGGTTTGCAAGAAACTCCTACAGGGAATCAGCTGTGAATGTCATAAATTATGAACAAATTATTTTCGAGAATTTCCCTGAGTTTGGAACCCAGCAGTTATATTTGCCTGAGGAATTTCGTGTTTTCATCAGTAGCCTTGAGCGGCCTACTGAGAAGAGTAGAATGGAGTATTTATCAGTGTTCAGTCACTCACATTTCTTTCTTGCCGAAATATTCAAAGATTTAAAGAAGGTAATTGTGTTGGATGATGATTTGGTCGTTCAACATGATCTCTCTTTCTTGTGGAATCTTGATATGGGAGATAAGGTCCATGGTGCTGTCAGATTTTGTGGTTTGAAACTTGGCCAACTGAGGAACCTTCTGGGTAGGACAATGTACGATCAACAGTCATGTGCATGGATGTCGGGGGTTAATGTGATTGATTTGGAAAAATGGAGAGATCATAATGTTACAGAGAATTACCTGCAACTCCTGAGAAAG TTTGGGAACAATGGTGATGAGGCCTCATTGCGATCTTCAGCTTTGCCTATAAGTTTGTTGTTGTTCCAGCATCTTCTTTATCCCCTTGATGAGAGATTGACTTTATCTGGACTTGGATATGACTATGGAATTAAAGAAAAACTTGTTCAGAGTTCTGCATCATTGCATTACAATGGAAATATGAAACCTTGGCTTGAGTTGGGCATACCAGATTATAGGAAGTACTGGAAGAGGTTTCTTACACGAGACGAGAGATTCATGGATGAGTGCAATGTAAGTCCATAG
- the LOC100285437 gene encoding Probable galacturonosyltransferase 7 isoform 1 (isoform 1 is encoded by transcript variant 1) yields the protein MKATAPPAKRRRGPRLAVLALVFCSLLVPIAFLFNRFPAVYVTDERPQQEIDLPSFDRVAFESGGSVNEDVFKKTSGSSSVSHHGIDTGPSIVRTEPKVIVLPPPKIELVLPPPKVEPKPEVKPVPVSVPVHHNKKINVDKIRPPRVQSADEVEKAKACQLEFGSYCLWSIEHKEVMIDTIVKRLKDQLFVARSYYPSIAKLKGKETLTRELKQNIQEHERVLSESIVDADLPSFIKTKVERMDQSIARAKSCTVDCNNVDRKLRQILHMTEDEAHFHMKQSAYLYNLGVHTMPKSHHCLNMRLTVEYFKSMPLDPNDSSAHTFNIPDNRHYVILSKNVLAASVVINSTVSSSEDTENIVFHVLTDAQNFYAMKHWFARNSYRESAVNVINYEQIIFENFPEFGTQQLYLPEEFRVFISSLERPTEKSRMEYLSVFSHSHFFLAEIFKDLKKVIVLDDDLVVQHDLSFLWNLDMGDKVHGAVRFCGLKLGQLRNLLGRTMYDQQSCAWMSGVNVIDLEKWRDHNVTENYLQLLRKFGNNGDEASLRSSALPISLLLFQHLLYPLDERLTLSGLGYDYGIKEKLVQSSASLHYNGNMKPWLELGIPDYRKYWKRFLTRDERFMDECNVSP from the exons ATGAAGGCGACGGCGCCGCCGGCAAAGCGGCGGAGGGGCCCGCGGCTGGCGGTGCTGGCGCTCGTGTTCTGTTCGCTGCTCGTGCCGATCGCCTTCCTCTTCAACCGCTTCCCCGCCG TGTATGTGACGGATGAGCGCCCTCAGCAG GAGATTGACTTGCCTTCATTCGATCGCGTGGCATTTGAAAGTGGTGGATCTGTAAATGAA GATGTGTTCAAGAAGACTTCTGGGAGCAGTAGTGTGTCGCACCATGGTATTGATACTGGCCCTTCCATAGTTAGGACTGAACCAAAAGTTATAG TTCTCCCGCCTCCAAAAATTGAACTAGTCCTCCCCCCTCCAAAAGTTGAACCCAAACCAGAAGTGAAGCCAGTACCAGTATCAGTTCCAGTTCATCATAACAAAAAA ATTAACGTTGACAAGATTAGGCCTCCTAGAGTTCAAAGTGCTGATGAGGTGGAAAAGGCTAAGGCTTGTCAACTTGAGTTTGGGAGTTACTGTCTCTGGTCCATAGAGCACAAAGAAGTTATGATAGATACCATTGTGAAAAGGCTGAAAGATCAGCTGTTTGTAGCCCGATCTTACTACCCAAGCATTGCGAAACTTAAAGGAAAGGAGACATTGACTCGTGAACTGAAGCAAAATATTCAAGAGCACGAGAGGGTCCTTAGTGAATCCATCGTTGATGCTGATCTACCATCCTT TATAAAAACGAAGGTCGAGAGGATGGACCAATCAATAGCAAGAGCCAAATCATGCACTGTGGATTGCAACAATGTTGACAGAAAGCTTCGTCAAATTCTTCATATGACAGAGGATGAAGCTCATTTTCATATGAAGCAGAGCGCATACCTGTACAACCTTGGTGTTCACACCATGCCTAAAAGTCATCATTGTCTTAATATGAGATTGACAGTAGAGTACTTCAAATCCATGCCATTGGATCCAAATGACTCTTCTGCCCATACGTTTAACATTCCAGACAATAGGCACTATGTTATATTGTCTAAAAATGTCCTTGCTGCTTCTGTTGTCATCAACTCAACTGTTAGTAGCTCTGAG GATACTGAAAATATAGTCTTTCATGTACTAActgatgctcaaaatttttatgcCATGAAGCACTGGTTTGCAAGAAACTCCTACAGGGAATCAGCTGTGAATGTCATAAATTATGAACAAATTATTTTCGAGAATTTCCCTGAGTTTGGAACCCAGCAGTTATATTTGCCTGAGGAATTTCGTGTTTTCATCAGTAGCCTTGAGCGGCCTACTGAGAAGAGTAGAATGGAGTATTTATCAGTGTTCAGTCACTCACATTTCTTTCTTGCCGAAATATTCAAAGATTTAAAGAAGGTAATTGTGTTGGATGATGATTTGGTCGTTCAACATGATCTCTCTTTCTTGTGGAATCTTGATATGGGAGATAAGGTCCATGGTGCTGTCAGATTTTGTGGTTTGAAACTTGGCCAACTGAGGAACCTTCTGGGTAGGACAATGTACGATCAACAGTCATGTGCATGGATGTCGGGGGTTAATGTGATTGATTTGGAAAAATGGAGAGATCATAATGTTACAGAGAATTACCTGCAACTCCTGAGAAAG TTTGGGAACAATGGTGATGAGGCCTCATTGCGATCTTCAGCTTTGCCTATAAGTTTGTTGTTGTTCCAGCATCTTCTTTATCCCCTTGATGAGAGATTGACTTTATCTGGACTTGGATATGACTATGGAATTAAAGAAAAACTTGTTCAGAGTTCTGCATCATTGCATTACAATGGAAATATGAAACCTTGGCTTGAGTTGGGCATACCAGATTATAGGAAGTACTGGAAGAGGTTTCTTACACGAGACGAGAGATTCATGGATGAGTGCAATGTAAGTCCATAG